A window from Pangasianodon hypophthalmus isolate fPanHyp1 chromosome 4, fPanHyp1.pri, whole genome shotgun sequence encodes these proteins:
- the LOC128318198 gene encoding uncharacterized protein LOC128318198 isoform X1 yields MHSYVNALCIYLCQLFISMGTTQAISMKQAIFFPWRIKVSFRRGPSGHLRRDPSEEARRIKDNPSLQDKSTPQREDVVRNNARSVVLQRGGDVSDKQEVLGEYILQFGKYKGKSFRWLLENDIGYTLYLSSKVEEEERAGQFNPEGPCKDSLLSFLEYSRSFKEIEDLRRYLSERPDPVPVLSEDDNVVGFGARAQDTWRKTWNTRADGYAAFIMGKSCVPGSKMYRLQQYLLKQQRQVTTAPSATPSPSPSTPSAPSTSCLSSDHPVMEEDEELEKMMLSLSPPKCPTQQSK; encoded by the exons ATGCATAGCTATGTAAAtgctttatgtatttatttatgtcagtTGTTCATATCTATGGGTACTACTCAGGCTATCAGCATGAAGCaagctatttttttcccttggaGAATCAAAGTGTCCTTCAGGAGAGGCCCATCGGGTCATTTACGTCGGGACCCATCTGAAGAGGCGAGAAGGATTAAAGACAATCCTTCTTTGCAAGACAAGTCAACACCTCAAAGAGAAGATGTGGTCAGGAACAATGCCCGTTCTGTTGTATTACAGAGGGGAGGGGATGTTTCAGACAAGCAAGAAGTGTTAGGAGAATACATTCTTCAGTTTGGGAAGTACAAAGGGAAGTCCTTCCGGTGGCTATTGGAGAATGATATTGGCTACACTTTGTACTTGTCCAGTAAGGTTGAGGAGGAAGAACGGGCTGGACAGTTCAACCCAGAGGGTCCTTGCAAGGATAGCCTCCTTTCCTTTCTTGAATACTCAAGAAGCTTTAAGGAAATTGAGGATCTCCGGCGATACCTTTCAGAGAGGCCAGACCCAGTACCAGTTTTGTCAGAGGATGACAATGTTGTTGGATTTGGGGCACGAGCACAAGACACCTGGAGGAAGACCTGGAATACCAGAGCTGATGGGTATGCTGCCTTTATAATGGGGAAGAGCTGTGTTCCAGGAAGTAAAATGTACCGCTTGCAGCAATATCTTTTAAAGCAGCAAAGACAGGTGACCACAGCCCCTTCTGCTACACCTTCACCCTCACCATCAACTCCCTCTGCACCTTCCACTTCATGCCTTTCCTCTGATCATCCAG taatggaggaggatgaggaactGGAGAAGATGATGCTGAGTCTGTCTCCACCCAAATGTCCTACACAGCAGAGTAAGTGA
- the LOC128318198 gene encoding uncharacterized protein LOC128318198 isoform X2 encodes MKQAIFFPWRIKVSFRRGPSGHLRRDPSEEARRIKDNPSLQDKSTPQREDVVRNNARSVVLQRGGDVSDKQEVLGEYILQFGKYKGKSFRWLLENDIGYTLYLSSKVEEEERAGQFNPEGPCKDSLLSFLEYSRSFKEIEDLRRYLSERPDPVPVLSEDDNVVGFGARAQDTWRKTWNTRADGYAAFIMGKSCVPGSKMYRLQQYLLKQQRQVTTAPSATPSPSPSTPSAPSTSCLSSDHPVMEEDEELEKMMLSLSPPKCPTQQSK; translated from the exons ATGAAGCaagctatttttttcccttggaGAATCAAAGTGTCCTTCAGGAGAGGCCCATCGGGTCATTTACGTCGGGACCCATCTGAAGAGGCGAGAAGGATTAAAGACAATCCTTCTTTGCAAGACAAGTCAACACCTCAAAGAGAAGATGTGGTCAGGAACAATGCCCGTTCTGTTGTATTACAGAGGGGAGGGGATGTTTCAGACAAGCAAGAAGTGTTAGGAGAATACATTCTTCAGTTTGGGAAGTACAAAGGGAAGTCCTTCCGGTGGCTATTGGAGAATGATATTGGCTACACTTTGTACTTGTCCAGTAAGGTTGAGGAGGAAGAACGGGCTGGACAGTTCAACCCAGAGGGTCCTTGCAAGGATAGCCTCCTTTCCTTTCTTGAATACTCAAGAAGCTTTAAGGAAATTGAGGATCTCCGGCGATACCTTTCAGAGAGGCCAGACCCAGTACCAGTTTTGTCAGAGGATGACAATGTTGTTGGATTTGGGGCACGAGCACAAGACACCTGGAGGAAGACCTGGAATACCAGAGCTGATGGGTATGCTGCCTTTATAATGGGGAAGAGCTGTGTTCCAGGAAGTAAAATGTACCGCTTGCAGCAATATCTTTTAAAGCAGCAAAGACAGGTGACCACAGCCCCTTCTGCTACACCTTCACCCTCACCATCAACTCCCTCTGCACCTTCCACTTCATGCCTTTCCTCTGATCATCCAG taatggaggaggatgaggaactGGAGAAGATGATGCTGAGTCTGTCTCCACCCAAATGTCCTACACAGCAGAGTAAGTGA